The Flavipsychrobacter sp. genome contains the following window.
TCTTTAGTTTGAGCAGATAGAGTAGGAGAGGCTATTGTTATGGATAGTACTAGTGATAACACCAATACAATAACAGCCGTTACTTGTATTTTGGTAATTGGTGATTTTTTCATTTCTATTATTCTTTTAATACGGTTGAGTAATTGATATTTATTACCTGTAGCAGCCAGCGCTGTTTTAGGCGTGTTTTGAGCATGAATGGCAAGAGTTGCTAGTGCATTAGCATAAGGTACTTTGTTATTAGCATTGCTGGTTACAATATCATCACAGCTGTGTTCTCTTTCAATACGTATTGTTTTAGATATTAGCCACACGAAAGGATTATAGAAAAGTATGGTCTCCAATATGGTTTGCAGAATGTTTATCAGATAGTCATGTCTTTTAATGTGAGCCAGTTCATGCAATAATATTGCTTCAAACTGTTCTGTTGTTAAATTGCTGATAGTTGCTAACGGTAATATGACAACTGGTCTGAAAACACCCATTACCATTGGTGTGGTAATTTTTTTGGATACTAATAGGTCTATACTGCGGCTTATACCTAAGCTCTTGGCCTGTAGGTTTAGTATATTATTCCAAAGTATATTCTTATTGTACTGGCTATTATTTTTTATACTTCTTAATGCGAAGAGATTGAATACAAGCCTTGCTGTTACAAATGCAATACCAAGTATATACGCAATGACAATGATGTTTGTGTTCTTATCTATCCATAGCATTGCAGAGGATAGGAAACCTCCGTCTGAGGTAGCTGTATTCGTATTTTGTGTAAGTGCAGATGAAGCACTTAGTTCAATTGTAGATAATTGCTGAGCTAAAGAGTTGCTTGCATTTTGAAGTTGGTTGATAAAGGTATTGACTATTAAAACTGCTTGTGCTGTTAATACGGCCAAAGATATGTTATACCTAAGCTTTGCTCTGTCGTGTGTTATAAAACGTAATACGATCTTTAGCAGGCAAAATAACATTAGCCCTTGCCATAATGAGTGCAAAATTGTCCAGCCTATAGCATGTACCATTGCAGAGTTGTTTACTAGTAGGTTACTCATAGTTTCAGGTTATTATATTATTTATCCTTGTTTTCTATTGTCTCTAAGTATTGCTTGATCTTTTCCAGTTCTTCCGCGGAAGACTTGTGGTTACCCAATGCTTGCATTACAAGTTGGGATGCCGATCCATTATATACATTCTCTATTATGGTTTTTAATAGTTCTCCCTGAGTTTCTTCTTTGGGAATAGCAGCACTAAAAATATGTGTTCTTGCACTAGCATCGCGTATCAGCAACCCCTTCTCATGCATTATTTGCATCAGTTTTAAGGTGGTGGTGTATTTGGATTCTTTACGTTTTTCTAGCTCAGTATGCACATCTCTTACGGTACTTGCACCTTTTTGCCATATTACGTTCAATATCTCCAGCTCACTTTCAGTCGGCTTCAATTTGTCTTTTCTCATATTCTACGAAGTGTTTCGTATTCAAAAGTACGAATGTTTTCGTAACGGACAAATTGAATTTTGTATTTTTAGATTTCTTTAAGAAAAGGGGAGGGTGGTAGGCATGAAAAAGTCCTGACTTACATGAAGTAAATCAGGACTGAATAATATATAAAAGCTTAAGGCTTATGCTAAAGCTGATACTTTCTTCACTATGCTAGACTTGATATTGCTAGCTTTATTCTTATGAATAATGTTACGTTTAGCTAGCTTATCAATCATTGAGATAACCTTAGGTAACTGCTCCGTAGCTTCTTTCTTATCAGAAGTAGCTAAAAGAGTACGTATCGCGTTACGAGTAGTTTTACCATAGTAACGATTACGATCGCGACGTACTAAAGCTTGACGTGCATGTTTCTTAGTAGCTGAATGATTTGCCATTGTATTAAATAAATATTTTTAAAGGACTGCAAAGGTAATCAAAACATAGTTAACACAAAAAATATTTTTTATGTAATTACATATTTTGACTACTAAATACTTTTATCGAGCGTTTGGTGAGGAATTCCTTCTTTTCTAAGAAGCTGTTTAGCTTGTCTTTAGGTATTCTTAGCT
Protein-coding sequences here:
- a CDS encoding BlaI/MecI/CopY family transcriptional regulator, yielding MRKDKLKPTESELEILNVIWQKGASTVRDVHTELEKRKESKYTTTLKLMQIMHEKGLLIRDASARTHIFSAAIPKEETQGELLKTIIENVYNGSASQLVMQALGNHKSSAEELEKIKQYLETIENKDK
- the rpsT gene encoding 30S ribosomal protein S20 encodes the protein MANHSATKKHARQALVRRDRNRYYGKTTRNAIRTLLATSDKKEATEQLPKVISMIDKLAKRNIIHKNKASNIKSSIVKKVSALA
- a CDS encoding M56 family metallopeptidase: MSNLLVNNSAMVHAIGWTILHSLWQGLMLFCLLKIVLRFITHDRAKLRYNISLAVLTAQAVLIVNTFINQLQNASNSLAQQLSTIELSASSALTQNTNTATSDGGFLSSAMLWIDKNTNIIVIAYILGIAFVTARLVFNLFALRSIKNNSQYNKNILWNNILNLQAKSLGISRSIDLLVSKKITTPMVMGVFRPVVILPLATISNLTTEQFEAILLHELAHIKRHDYLINILQTILETILFYNPFVWLISKTIRIEREHSCDDIVTSNANNKVPYANALATLAIHAQNTPKTALAATGNKYQLLNRIKRIIEMKKSPITKIQVTAVIVLVLSLVLSITIASPTLSAQTKEDKKKKADKKESKTTQIRTISLASEKITITDDKGNTKTYSKLEDVPQEDREKLQNTFGKNTTVYYGPKKKVLVKTNGSYDIKVLNDDDDIDVEIDELGEEFGKKVSVAVLSALNEVDWEELGSGLQEAMKGIGEAMEGTGTALNEVGTALDEINWDEIKEEINSSIEEMSPEEKEKLKQELAKAKVELKIAMAKAKKDMHAAKKEIIIEQKIADEQHAKAMVKHRIAMAKHKEALAKHDEAVKKHHIAVAKHKMQVEKHGDFDDMLKMMDKDGLIDKDGKYIIEKKGKRDLYIDGIKQSTEVYNKYKKYLTADELLIKGKKNSLTITVKDN